The following are encoded together in the Juglans microcarpa x Juglans regia isolate MS1-56 chromosome 2D, Jm3101_v1.0, whole genome shotgun sequence genome:
- the LOC121249809 gene encoding uncharacterized protein LOC121249809, whose translation MLKQREDFNVVRFLVGLKPEYESMRSQILASPQLPSFPDVFSRLQRATLSGQGSQFSSDQSNERSALAASYFAARGGRDARGNRTRGRESRKCTHCGRTNHSVDYCWDLHGRPSGSANQAICQNATSPSTSSDPTPEMISISKDEYDQFLAHTRATSSSIATHAHSGTASACLVSST comes from the exons ATGCTAAAACAACGAGAAGATTTTAATGTTGTTCGGTTTCTTGTTGGCTTAAAACCTGAGTATGAGTCAATGCGTTCTCAAATTCTGGCAAGTCCACAACTTCCCTCATTTCCTGATGTGTTCTCCCGGCTTCAGCGAGCCACATTATCTGGACAAGGATCTCAGTTTTCTTCAGATCAGAGTAATGAGAGATCCGCTTTAGCTGCCTCCTATTTTGC TGCACGTGGGGGGCGTGATGCCAGAGGTAATCGCACTCGAGGTCGTGAATCTCGTAAGTGCACTCATTGTGGTCGCACTAACCACTCAGTGGACTATTGTTGGGATCTCCATGGTAGACCATCTGGATCCGCTAATCAAGCTATTTGCCAAAATGCTACATCACCGTCAACGAGTTCCGACCCGACTCCAGAGATGATTAGCATATCGAAGGATGAGTATGATCAGTTTTTGGCTCACACACGAGCGACTTCATCTTCCATAGCTACTCATGCCCATTCAGGTACAGCGTCCGCTTGTCTTGTCTCATCTACTTAA